A region from the Musa acuminata AAA Group cultivar baxijiao chromosome BXJ1-10, Cavendish_Baxijiao_AAA, whole genome shotgun sequence genome encodes:
- the LOC135596087 gene encoding BEL1-like homeodomain protein 9 isoform X2 produces the protein MGSSAADRFVGGGGGGEEQLLQQQPQMYYHVPQHSRREKLRFPQEMSPSHTSFLLLHDHNAATPLYPAGSLTAFLPSFCTSFSSSDYSHNPAISNGVAQFDGHGALPIPSQHQHQIHNQGFSLSLSSSSSPRPTTSRHQVITRTTPLGPFTGYAAVLNRSRFLDPARKLMEEVCHVGQQAAAGGGSREMLLDVDPSRESLVDRGGDGWTDHGPKADRQISGMYQQQWKKVYRRYKQYYQQMQAVITSFESVAGLSSAAPYASMALKAMSKHFRCLKNIISDQIHHANKGIRNEGNSREEISSFGLVDNIGYLQRTTNSTGTFAQPHVWRPQRGLPERAVSVLRSWLFEHFLHPYPTDVDKQDLAKQTGLTRNQVSNWFINARVRLWKPMVEEIHSLEMRQKNKVSAGDHRFLVSDEQSRLPPSSSKANAFGSQPPPMEYLMGTKCIDQEELSPVPVNLVCDGTSNHQHVGGVGNGVSLTLGLHQNNGVCLSEPLPLSVARRFGLEECSDTYLVTPFGDQERQFGKDVGTRLLHDFVG, from the exons atgggttcGTCGGCGGCGGATCGATTCgtgggaggaggcggaggaggggaggaacagctgctgcagcagcagcCTCAGATGTACTATCACGTGCCGCAGCACAGCCGGAGGGAGAAGCTACGGTTCCCGCAGGAGATGTCCCCCTCGCACAcctctttccttctcctccacgaCCACAACGCCGCGACGCCGCTCTATCCCGCCGGTTCTTTGACGGCCTTTCTCCCTTCCTTTTGCACTTCCTTCTCCTCGTCCGACTACTCTCACAACCCAGCCATTAGCAACGGTGTGGCGCAATTCGACGGCCACGGCGCGCTACCGATCCCCTCGCAGCACCAGCACCAGATCCACAACCAAGGCTTCTCCCTCTcactttcctcctcctcctccccccgccCCACGACTTCGCGGCACCAAGTTATAACCCGGACGACCCCCTTGGGCCCCTTCACGGGCTACGCGGCCGTCCTCAACCGCTCCAGGTTCCTGGACCCGGCGAGGAAGCTGATGGAGGAGGTGTGCCATGTGGGGCAGCAAGCAGCAGCAGGTGGCGGCAGCAGGGAGATGCTCCTGGACGTGGATCCGTCGAGGGAGTCGCTGGTGGATCGCGGCGGGGATGGTTGGACCGACCACGGCCCCAAGGCGGACCGCCAGATCTCGGGCATGTATCAGCAGCAGTGGAAGAAG GTTTACAGAAGATACAAGCAATACTATCAGCAGATGCAAGCTGTTATTACATCATTCGAGTCCGTTGCGGGATTGAGTAGTGCTGCCCCATATGCCTCGATGGCGCTCAAGGCGATGTCGAAACACTTCAGATGCCTTAAGAACATCATCTCTGACCAAATTCATCATGCAAACAAGGGTATCCGAAACGAAGGGAACAGCAGGGaagagatttcgagctttggcctCGTCGACAATATCGGTTATCTCCAGAGAACAACCAATAGCACCGGTACCTTTGCTCAACCACATGTTTGGAGGCCTCAGAGAGGACTTCCCGAACGGGCTGTCTCGGTGCTTCGTTCATGGCTTTTCGAACACTTCTTGCATCC GTATCCTACTGATGTAGACAAGCAGGACTTGGCCAAACAGACTGGTCTAACGAGAAATCAG GTTTCTAACTGGTTTATTAATGCGAGAGTGAGGCTTTGGAAGCCAATGGTGGAGGAAATCCACTCCCTAGAGATGCGTCAAAAGAACAAAGTgtcggccggcgaccaccgcttCCTGGTTTCTGATGAACAGTCTCGGCTGCCGCCATCATCTTCCAAGGCGAACGCATTTGGTTCTCAGCCTCCCCCGATGGAGTACTTGATGGGGACCAAATGCATTGATCAAGAAGAGCTGTCTCCCGTTCCAGTTAACCTTGTGTGCGATGGCACGTCCAACCATCAGCACGTCGGGGGCGTTGGCAATGGCGTCTCTCTCACCCTCGGCCTCCATCAGAACAACGGGGTTTGCCTTTCGGAGCCGCTACCCCTCAGCGTCGCCCGTCGTTTCGGCTTGGAGGAGTGCAGTGACACGTATCTGGTGACTCCGTTTGGCGACCAAGAGCGGCAATTCGGGAAGGATGTCGGCACCCGTTTGCTCCATGATTTTGTCGGGTGA
- the LOC135596087 gene encoding BEL1-like homeodomain protein 9 isoform X1, translating into MGSSAADRFVGGGGGGEEQLLQQQPQMYYHVPQHSRREKLRFPQEMSPSHTSFLLLHDHNAATPLYPAGSLTAFLPSFCTSFSSSDYSHNPAISNGVAQFDGHGALPIPSQHQHQIHNQGFSLSLSSSSSPRPTTSRHQVITRTTPLGPFTGYAAVLNRSRFLDPARKLMEEVCHVGQQAAAGGGSREMLLDVDPSRESLVDRGGDGWTDHGPKADRQISGMYQQQWKKASLISMLDEVYRRYKQYYQQMQAVITSFESVAGLSSAAPYASMALKAMSKHFRCLKNIISDQIHHANKGIRNEGNSREEISSFGLVDNIGYLQRTTNSTGTFAQPHVWRPQRGLPERAVSVLRSWLFEHFLHPYPTDVDKQDLAKQTGLTRNQVSNWFINARVRLWKPMVEEIHSLEMRQKNKVSAGDHRFLVSDEQSRLPPSSSKANAFGSQPPPMEYLMGTKCIDQEELSPVPVNLVCDGTSNHQHVGGVGNGVSLTLGLHQNNGVCLSEPLPLSVARRFGLEECSDTYLVTPFGDQERQFGKDVGTRLLHDFVG; encoded by the exons atgggttcGTCGGCGGCGGATCGATTCgtgggaggaggcggaggaggggaggaacagctgctgcagcagcagcCTCAGATGTACTATCACGTGCCGCAGCACAGCCGGAGGGAGAAGCTACGGTTCCCGCAGGAGATGTCCCCCTCGCACAcctctttccttctcctccacgaCCACAACGCCGCGACGCCGCTCTATCCCGCCGGTTCTTTGACGGCCTTTCTCCCTTCCTTTTGCACTTCCTTCTCCTCGTCCGACTACTCTCACAACCCAGCCATTAGCAACGGTGTGGCGCAATTCGACGGCCACGGCGCGCTACCGATCCCCTCGCAGCACCAGCACCAGATCCACAACCAAGGCTTCTCCCTCTcactttcctcctcctcctccccccgccCCACGACTTCGCGGCACCAAGTTATAACCCGGACGACCCCCTTGGGCCCCTTCACGGGCTACGCGGCCGTCCTCAACCGCTCCAGGTTCCTGGACCCGGCGAGGAAGCTGATGGAGGAGGTGTGCCATGTGGGGCAGCAAGCAGCAGCAGGTGGCGGCAGCAGGGAGATGCTCCTGGACGTGGATCCGTCGAGGGAGTCGCTGGTGGATCGCGGCGGGGATGGTTGGACCGACCACGGCCCCAAGGCGGACCGCCAGATCTCGGGCATGTATCAGCAGCAGTGGAAGAAGGCAAGTCTCATCTCCATGCTCGATGAG GTTTACAGAAGATACAAGCAATACTATCAGCAGATGCAAGCTGTTATTACATCATTCGAGTCCGTTGCGGGATTGAGTAGTGCTGCCCCATATGCCTCGATGGCGCTCAAGGCGATGTCGAAACACTTCAGATGCCTTAAGAACATCATCTCTGACCAAATTCATCATGCAAACAAGGGTATCCGAAACGAAGGGAACAGCAGGGaagagatttcgagctttggcctCGTCGACAATATCGGTTATCTCCAGAGAACAACCAATAGCACCGGTACCTTTGCTCAACCACATGTTTGGAGGCCTCAGAGAGGACTTCCCGAACGGGCTGTCTCGGTGCTTCGTTCATGGCTTTTCGAACACTTCTTGCATCC GTATCCTACTGATGTAGACAAGCAGGACTTGGCCAAACAGACTGGTCTAACGAGAAATCAG GTTTCTAACTGGTTTATTAATGCGAGAGTGAGGCTTTGGAAGCCAATGGTGGAGGAAATCCACTCCCTAGAGATGCGTCAAAAGAACAAAGTgtcggccggcgaccaccgcttCCTGGTTTCTGATGAACAGTCTCGGCTGCCGCCATCATCTTCCAAGGCGAACGCATTTGGTTCTCAGCCTCCCCCGATGGAGTACTTGATGGGGACCAAATGCATTGATCAAGAAGAGCTGTCTCCCGTTCCAGTTAACCTTGTGTGCGATGGCACGTCCAACCATCAGCACGTCGGGGGCGTTGGCAATGGCGTCTCTCTCACCCTCGGCCTCCATCAGAACAACGGGGTTTGCCTTTCGGAGCCGCTACCCCTCAGCGTCGCCCGTCGTTTCGGCTTGGAGGAGTGCAGTGACACGTATCTGGTGACTCCGTTTGGCGACCAAGAGCGGCAATTCGGGAAGGATGTCGGCACCCGTTTGCTCCATGATTTTGTCGGGTGA
- the LOC135596088 gene encoding uncharacterized protein LOC135596088, with the protein MQSVAALARSEMQTEARIEVVAEGGGAQRSLLSGGSVLHRHEQRQPQIETVARLLSGGVAGAVSKTCTAPLARLTILLQVQGMHSDVATLRKASIWREASRVVYEEGFRAFWKGNLVTVVHRLPYSSISFCSYEWYKHLLQLIPRLSRHRNSESADACVRLLGGGLAGITAASITYPLDLVRTRLAAQTNTMYYRGISHALYAICRDEGIKGLYKGLGATLLGVGPSLAISFSVYETLRSHWQLKRPHDSAVLVSLASGSLSGIASSTVTFPLDLVRRRKQLEGAAGRSRVYTTSLFGTFRHILGTEGVRGLYRGILPEYYKVVPGVGIAFMTFEALKSCLSGSPNER; encoded by the exons ATGCAATCCGTGGCTGCTCTTGCTAGGTCGGAGATGCAGACAGAGGCGCGGATCGAGGTGGTGGCGGAGGGCGGAGGCGCGCAGAGGTCCCTCCTCTCCGGTGGCAGCGTTCTTCACCGCCACGAACAGCGTCAGCCGCAGATAGAGACAGTGGCGCGTCTCCTCTCCGGTGGCGTCGCCGGAGCTGTTAGCAAGACCTGCACGGCTCCGCTCGCTCGTCTTACCATCCTCCTTCAG GTGCAAGGCATGCATTCCGATGTAGCAACTCTAAGGAAAGCTAGTATATGGCGTGAAGCTTCTCGCGTTGTCTATGAAGAAGGTTTTAGAGCATTTTGGAAAGGGAATTTGGTGACTGTTGTGCATCGACTACCTTATTCATCTATTAGCTTTTGTTCTTACGAGTGGTACAAACAT CTACTCCAGTTAATTCCTAGGCTGAGTAGGCATAGAAATAGTGAAAGCGCAGATGCATGCGTGCGACTGTTGGGTGGTGGTTTGGCAGGAATAACGGCTGCTTCCATCACTTATCCATTGGACCTCGTGAGAACTCGTCTTGCAGCTCAG ACAAACACCATGTATTATAGAGGCATTTCACATGCCCTTTATGCTATTTGCAGAGATGAGGGTATCAAAGGGTTATACAAGGGTCTTGGAGCAACATTGCTG GGCGTTGGACCTAGTCTAGCCATCAGCTTTTCAGTATATGAAACCCTGAGATCTCATTGGCAATTGAAAAG GCCACATGACTCTGCTGTCTTAGTTAGTTTGGCCAGCGGAAGTCTTTCTGGCATTGCGTCATCAACGG TGACATTCCCATTGGATCTCGTCCGACGGCGAAAGCAGTTGGAGGGAGCAGCTGGAAGGAGTCGTGTGTACACGACGAGCCTGTTTGGGACATTCAGGCACATACTTGGCACCGAGGGTGTTCGAGGCTTGTACAGAGGCATTTTGCCGGAATACTACAAAGTTGTTCCCGGAGTCGGCATTGCTTTCATGACCTTTGAGGCACTAAAGTCATGCCTTTCTGGGTCACCTAATGAGCGGTAG
- the LOC103968973 gene encoding uncharacterized protein LOC103968973 has product MAVDMGKLRWGELDDDAEDLDFLLPPRVVVGPDENGVKKVIEYRFDDEGNKVRVTTTTRVRKLTRARLSKRALERRSWPKFGDAVHEDAGARLTMVSTEEILLERPRPPGSKAEEPKVAGDPLAAMGKAGAVLMVCRTCGKKGDHWTSKCPYKDLAPQTDSFIDKPPGAEAAASTTGTGKGTYVPPSMRAGAERSGTEMRRRNDENSVRVTNLSEDTREPDLLELFHTFGPVTRVYVAVDQKTGFSRGFGFVNFVNREDAERAINKLNGYGYDNLILRVEWATPRPN; this is encoded by the exons ATGGCGGTGGACATGGGGAAGCTGCGGTGGGGAGAGCTCGATGACGACGCGGAGGACCTCGACTTCTTGCTGCCGCCGCGGGTGGTGGTCGGGCCGGACGAGAATGGTGTGAAGAAGGTGATCGAGTACCGGTTCGACGACGAGGGTAACAAGGTTCGGGTCACCACCACCACCCGCGTCCGCAAGCTCACCCGCGCCCGCCTTAGCAAGCGCGCCCTCGAGCGTCGCTCCTGGCCCAAGTTCGGCGACGCCGTCCACGAGGACGCCGGCGCCCGGCTCACCATGGTCTCCACCGAGGAGATCCTCCTCGAGCGCCCCCGCCCCCCCG GCAGCAAAGCGGAAGAACCAAAGGTTGCAGGGGATCCATTAGCTGCCATGGGCAAAGCAGGTGCTGTCCTCATGGTATGCAGGACTTGTGGTAAGAAGGGTGACCACTGGACATCGAAGTGCCCTTACAAGGATCTGGCACCACAAACAGACAGCTTTATCGACAAGCCTCCTGGTGCtgaagctgcagcttccaccacaGGCACTGGCAAGGGCACCTACGTGCCTCCTAGCATGAGAGCAGGTGCAGAGAGGAGCGGGACAGAGATGAGGCGTCGTAACGATGAGAACTCGGTTCGTGTGACCAATCTGTCGGAGGACACCCGTGAGCCTGACCTGTTGGAACTCTTCCATACTTTTGGCCCCGTCACTCGTGTGTATGTTGCTGTGGACCAGAAGACCGGGTTTAGTCGAGGATTTGGCTTTGTCAACTTCGTCAACAGGGAAGATGCAGAGAGAGCCATCAACAAGCTTAATGGCTATGGCTACGACAACCTTATCTTACGGGTGGAGTGGGCGACTCCAAGGCCGAATTGA
- the LOC103969855 gene encoding transcriptional regulator SUPERMAN-like, with translation MEFWKWATTEYSSSGPRIPGLVVDESWEDAAGRSGGCVWPPRSYSCSFCRREFRSAQALGGHMNVHRRDRARLKQCSSLSGETTDDHRRPDPRSPPLVLHPAANPNPNSGVVPPKPAPPFSSSITRDYLTGSNLSTITSPGDSTAPLHLLVVSESGVLGSWTDPEISDEETNCNKRRRIEPTPEVFFLAAFSGDRRYEVLDENPVQELDLELRLGDAPKIK, from the coding sequence ATGGAGTTTTGGAAGTGGGCAACGACAGAATACAGCAGCAGCGGGCCTCGGATCCCCGGGCTCGTCGTCGACGAGTCGTGGGAGGACGCTGCAGGCCGGTCGGGAGGCTGCGTGTGGCCGCCGAGATCTTACTCCTGCAGCTTCTGCAGACGAGAGTTCCGGTCGGCGCAGGCACTCGGCGGGCACATGAACGTGCACCGAAGAGATCGAGCCAGGCTCAAACAGTGTTCGAGCCTCAGCGGGGAAACCACGGACGACCATCGACGTCCAGATCCTCGTAGCCCCCCACTCGTCCTCCACCCTGccgctaaccctaaccctaattccGGTGTCGTACCACCGAAACCTGCTCCTCCTTTCTCTTCCAGCATCACTCGAGACTACCTCACCGGGTCGAACCTCTCCACGATCACATCTCCGGGAGACTCCACGGCACCTCTCCATCTCCTCGTCGTCTCGGAGTCCGGCGTTCTGGGATCATGGACAGATCCAGAAATCTCCGACGAGGAGACCAACTGCAACAAGAGGAGGAGAATTGAGCCCACGCCCGAAGTCTTCTTCCTTGCAGCCTTTTCTGGTGATCGACGATACGAGGTACTCGATGAAAACCCCGTCCAGGAGTTGGATCTCGAGCTTAGGCTCGGAGATGCTCCTAAGATCAAGTAG
- the LOC135596089 gene encoding protein PSK SIMULATOR 1-like encodes MGVPRVLADLRTRMGSIDPERPVVGILAFEAAAAMSRLVSLYRSLADDEVRRLRTDMRSQGVAYLTSRDQPFLLRLACAELVAELDKAASVVSRLGAKCCDALLSGFDRFYADLKAGGVYSAPTGGRVADLERVGLGSTAKGVEKRVKRMERYVATTSRLHAEMEALNELEASERRMEQQWRRHSGPIPTQKPGVPSAVQLDLRSQRHKVRRLKEESLWNKTFDKVVKLMVRAVITVFARICAVFGPCVLGLPPLPNRNRRTLLLRGGNPHNPSKHSSGPLDRPLAMAVPILRNSAPIFVAKGSLKKPFESLSSLLEAGPTTVGGSGLPLRYANVIVLAEKLLAMRSVDSHEAEDEEEEATRAELYQMMPSAMQGAVRAKLRECWRREGGTVDGSLAEGWNEAVRRILTWLGPVGHDTLRWQEERQMERQQRFDPRPRALLMQTLHFSDREKTEAAIVEVLVGLSCMCWYEERRRHSLRF; translated from the coding sequence ATGGGAGTTCCGAGGGTGCTCGCGGATCTCCGGACCCGAATGGGCAGCATCGACCCGGAGCGACCTGTCGTCGGGATCCTCGCGTTTGAGGCCGCGGCTGCTATGTCGCGTCTCGTCTCCCTCTATCGCTCCCTTGCCGATGACGAGGTCCGCCGACTCCGGACGGATATGCGCTCCCAGGGCGTGGCCTACCTGACCTCCAGGGACCAGCCCTTCCTCCTCCGCCTCGCCTGTGCCGAGCTGGTTGCTGAGCTCGATAAGGCCGCCTCTGTTGTCTCCCGCCTCGGCGCCAAGTGCTGCGACGCCCTTCTCTCGGGCTTCGACCGGTTCTACGCAGACCTCAAGGCCGGCGGGGTCTACTCTGCCCCTACCGGCGGCCGCGTCGCTGACTTGGAGAGGGTCGGGCTTGGCTCCACCGCGAAGGGGGTCGAAAAGCGGGTCAAGAGGATGGAGAGGTACGTGGCGACGACCTCCCGGCTGCACGCGGAGATGGAGGCGTTGAACGAGCTGGAGGCGTCCGAGCGGCGGATGGAGCAGCAGTGGCGGCGGCACAGCGGCCCGATCCCGACGCAGAAGCCCGGCGTCCCCTCCGCCGTCCAGCTCGATCTCCGTTCGCAGCGCCACAAGGTCCGGCGGCTCAAGGAGGAGTCCCTCTGGAACAAGACCTTCGACAAGGTCGTGAAGCTCATGGTCCGCGCCGTGATCACCGTTTTCGCCAGGATCTGCGCCGTCTTCGGCCCCTGCGTCCTAGGCTTGCCTCCGCTACCCAACAGAAACCGTCGGACTCTGTTGCTCCGCGGCGGCAACCCACATAACCCCAGCAAGCACTCCTCGGGGCCGCTCGACCGGCCGCTGGCGATGGCCGTCCCCATCCTGAGGAATTCAGCTCCCATATTCGTAGCCAAGGGATCGCTCAAAAAGCCGTTCGAGAGTCTGAGCAGCCTGTTGGAAGCAGGCCCGACCACCGTCGGGGGGTCGGGATTGCCGTTGCGGTACGCCAACGTAATCGTCCTAGCCGAGAAGCTACTGGCGATGAGGTCAGTCGACAGCCACGAAGccgaagacgaggaggaggaggcgacgaGGGCGGAGTTGTATCAGATGATGCCGTCGGCGATGCAGGGTGCGGTAAGGGCCAAGCTGagggagtgctggaggagggaGGGCGGGACGGTGGACGGGTCGCTGGCGGAGGGGTGGAACGAGGCGGTCAGGAGGATCCTGACCTGGCTAGGGCCGGTGGGGCACGACACGCTGCGGTGGCAGGAAGAGCGCCAGATGGAGCGGCAGCAACGGTTCGACCCCCGGCCGAGGGCGCTGCTAATGCAGACCCTGCACTTCTCGGACAGGGAGAAGACGGAGGCGGCCATCGTGGAGGTGCTCGTCGGGCTGAGCTGCATGTGCTGGTACGAGGAAAGAAGACGCCACTCGCTCAGATTCTAA
- the LOC103968975 gene encoding uncharacterized protein LOC103968975, with protein MAGDGLKWDGLLKWSLAHADGTRPPRNLSEEDKKWFMEAMQAQTVDVVKRMKEITSVMKTPEDVLEAQGVKPEDIVEMLDELQEHVESIDMANDLHSIGGLVPLLGYLKNSDSGIRAKAADVVTTIVQNNPRSQQLVMEASGLEPLMSNFTLDPDLAVRTKALGAISSLIRNNKAGIAAFRLANGYAGLRDALGSDNVRFQRKALNLIQYLLKENNLDCNIVTELGLPRLMVHLVSSDDSNVREAALGGLLELARDRTSGSSTVLAEEDKLKQILENRIENISSMSAEDLGAAREERQLVDSLWSTCYNEPSSLREKGLMVLPGEEAPQPPPDVAGKIFEPPLRAWAASKQLQKGGSNSAEDKKQAKPLLLGPGPVGSSLSSNQEQQNPN; from the exons ATGGCGGGCGACGGCTTGAAGTGGGATGGATTGCTCAAGTGGAGCCTCGCCCATGCCGATGGGACTCGCCCTCCTCGAAACTTGAG CGAGGAGGATAAGAAGTGGTTCATGGAAGCGATGCAAGCGCAGACCGTCGACGTGGTTAAGCGAATGAAGGAGATTACTTCTGTCATGAAAACCCCGGAGGATGTTTTGGAGGCACAGGGAGTCAAGCCGGAGGATATCGTAG AAATGTTGGATGAGCTTCAAGAGCATGTCGAGTCTATTGATATGGCAAATG ATTTGCACTCAATTGGTGGTTTAGTCCCTCTGCTTGGTTACCTTAAAAACTCTGATTCTGGTATTCGAGCAAAGGCTGCAGATGTTGTAACTACCATTGTGCAGAACAATCCCCGCAGTCAGCAACTTGTGATGGAAGCCAGTGGTCTTGAGCCTCTCATGTCAAATTTTACATTGGATCCTGATTTAGCTGTTCGCACAAAAGCTCTTGGTGCTATATCAT CTCTGATTCGAAACAACAAGGCTGGAATTGCTGCATTTCGTCTAGCAAATGGTTATGCTGGGCTCAGAGATGCATTGGGTTCGGACAATGTTAGATTTCAAAG GAAGGCACTTAACTTGATTCAGTACCTGCTTAAGGAGAACAATTTGGATTGCAATATTGTTACAGAACTTGGGCTTCCACGGCTCATGGTGCATCTGGTCTCCAGTGATGACTCGAATGTGCGAGAAGCCGCTCTAGGTGGCCTTCTGGAGCTTGCACGGGACCGGACATCTGGAAGCAGCACCGTGCTAGCCGAAGAAGATAAGCTGAAACAAATCCTTGAGAACCGTATCGAGAATATCAGCTCAATGTCAGCCGAAGATCTTGGAGCTGCTAGGGAGGAGAGGCAACTAGTCGATTCCCTCTGGAGCACATGTTACAATGAGCCATCCTCCCTCCGAGAGAAGGGTCTGATGGTGCTTCCGGGTGAGGAGGCGCCCCAGCCTCCGCCTGATGTCGCGGGCAAAATTTTTGAGCCACCATTACGTGCTTGGGCAGCATCGAAACAACTACAAAAAGGGGGCTCAAATTCAGCTGAAGATAAGAAGCAAGCGAAGCCGCTGCTGCTGGGCCCCGGCCCGGTAGGTTCAAGTTTGAGTTCCAACCAAGAGCAACAGAATCCCAACTGA
- the LOC103968977 gene encoding probable E3 ubiquitin-protein ligase RHC2A, which produces MATASSYWCYRCSRSVRVWPQDAIVCPDCDGGFLEEISSPPPRLHPAAEPRRRRVPSTDAHALGSGWSAAAARTRQSSELRFGRNRRSPSGDRSPFNPVIVLRGQPDGGAREADRATTNSFELFYDDGTGSGLRPLPESISDFLMGSGFDRLLEQLAQIELNGIGQGRGCEHPPASKASVESMPTIEIVDDHIRKDCHCAICMDPFELGIEAREMPCKHIYHQDCILPWLSLRNSCPVCRHEMPTDVQGRGVAVAEGEEQAAAARNEEEAVGLTIWRLPGGGFAVGRFSGGRRAGEREFPVVYTEMDGGFNNRGAPRRISWTSTGSGRRRESGGIGQTIRNFFSLFRLSRSASSSSQPSSDSHPAFSHRDERGSFFRRRSQSRGSNWDGNANVISR; this is translated from the coding sequence ATGGCGACGGCGTCGTCGTACTGGTGCTACCGGTGTAGCCGCTCCGTCCGGGTGTGGCCTCAGGACGCCATCGTCTGCCccgactgcgacggtggctttcttGAGGAGATCAGCAGTCCTCCTCCCCGCCTCCACCCGGCCGCCGAGCCCCGACGCCGCCGGGTGCCCTCCACCGACGCTCACGCGCTCGGCAGCGGCTGGTCCGCCGCGGCCGCCCGCACCCGCCAGTCATCCGAACTCAGGTTTGGCCGCAACCGCCGGTCCCCCTCTGGCGACCGCTCTCCCTTTAATCCGGTCATCGTCCTCCGCGGCCAGCCCGACGGTGGCGCCCGTGAGGCGGATCGAGCCACCACCAACAGCTTCGAGCTTTTCTACGACGACGGCACCGGATCCGGCCTCCGCCCCTTGCCTGAAAGCATCTCGGATTTCCTAATGGGCTCAGGCTTCGACCGCCTACTCGAGCAGCTCGCCCAGATCGAGCTCAACGGCATCGGTCAGGGAAGGGGGTGCGAGCATCCGCCTGCGTCGAAGGCATCCGTCGAGTCAATGCCCACCATAGAGATCGTCGACGACCACATAAGGAAAGACTGCCATTGCGCCATCTGCATGGATCCGTTCGAACTTGGGATCGAGGCCCGGGAGATGCCTTGCAAGCACATCTATCATCAAGACTGCATCTTGCCGTGGCTTTCGCTACGGAATTCATGTCCTGTTTGCCGCCACGAGATGCCAACTGATGTGCAAGGACGGGGTGTGGCGGTGGCAGAAGGCGAAGAGCAGGCTGCTGCCGCCAGGAACGAGGAGGAGGCGGTGGGGTTGACGATATGGAGGCTTCCGGGTGGAGGTTTTGCAGTGGGGAGGTTCTCAGGGGGGAGAAGAGCAGGGGAACGAGAGTTTCCAGTGGTTTACACCGAGATGGACGGTGGATTCAACAACCGTGGAGCACCAAGAAGGATCTCGTGGACTTCAACAGGCAGTGGTAGGAGGAGGGAGAGCGGAGGAATTGGTCAAACCATTCGCAATTTCTTCTCATTATTCAGGCTGTCACGGTCGGCTTCCTCTTCCTCACAGCCGAGCTCAGATTCTCATCCTGCATTTTCTCACAGGGATGAAAGAGGTTCATTTTTCAGAAGGCGTTCGCAAAGTCGAGGCAGCAATTGGGATGGAAATGCCAATGTGATTTCTCGATGA